Sequence from the [Clostridium] scindens genome:
AAGTATTCTTGTGAAAATTTACCTGCAAAAGTATCAGGGCCGATACCACGCAGATGATGCCGATTATGTTGTACGCATCCAGCGTCTCATGATACAGCGCCACGCCAAACAAGCTGGCTGCCACCACTTCGAATGAAGCAATGATGGAGGCCTTGCTGCTCTCCATATACTTAAGCCCAATAGAATAGCTGACATAGGGAAGCGCCAGCGTCACTACGCTTCCAATGACAACCAGAGGCATCTTGGAAGGATTTGCCGCGATACGCTGTACCATAGATGCCGGCTGGCAGATGATCAGCGTTCCGACAGAGGCAAAGATGAACGTATATACGGTTACGGTAAGAGAATCGTATTTTCCTACCAGCACTTTTCCGAAAATGCTGTACAGGGAATAGCCGAATCCGGCGCAAAGGCCGATCAGCAGCGTAACCGCCCCGCTGCTTCCTGCATTGGCTCCAGACAGTCCCACTACCAGAACGCATCCGGCAAAAGACAATAGAAGGGCCACAACCTTCTGAAGCGTCAGTTTTTCCTTGAAAAAAAGAATCGACATGATCATGACAAAGAACGGCGCCGTATAAAGAAGGACCACTGCCACAGACAGGGACGCCCTCTGGACCGTCTCCGCATAAGCCAGGTTATTGATGAACAGGCTTCCCAGCCCTGTTCCTAAGAACCATTTCAAATCCTGCTTCTCAATCTTCAGTTTCCGATGGTCGGTAATCAGAAGAAACAATATCAAAACAGCAGCGGCCGAGCAAATGCGGACTGCTGCTGTCTGTCTCGTAGTAAATCCAATGTCTGCCACATATCTTGTAACAATTCCCATCGAGCCCCATAAGACTGAGGCCATCAATACGAATAACGGGGCTAATTTTTTCATAGGCATTCCCTTTCGCTAAATCGCTAATAAACTGCAGGCATTTTTGTAAAATATCTGATCCTTTTCTTCCTCTGTAAGAGGCATGCCGGACAGAAGTTCTATGAACTCTTTCTGCCCTGCCCATGGGGAGTCGGTGGCAAATAAGATCTTGTCAGCGCCATGGGTCCGGACGATCCGGACGAACTGCTCATCCGGTATCTTGCCCAGTACCACGCCCGTATCGAAGTAGACGTCTTGGCCTACCAGATACTCTTCCACGTCATCCCACATCTCATTGCCCCCAAGATGCGCAAGTACCATATTCTCGGGCGCTACCTCGCGGATTAATTCCAGCGCCATCTGAGGCGTGCAGTGAACGTCCTCCGGGCACTTTGGGTCCCGTCCGGCATGCACGACGGTGATCAGCCCTAGTTCTGAGGCGTAGGACACCAGCCTCTTGTAACGGATATCATTGAAATACATTTCCTGATAGTCCGGATGCAGCTTGATGCCTTTCATCCCAAGGCTTTTAATCTCCTGCAATTCCTGCTTGTAGTTTTCGCTTTCCGGATGGATGCCGCCAAAAGAGATCACAGGACCCTCAAGATAACTGGATGCAAACCGGTTGATGGATGGAATCTGGGACACCTTGGTAACAGCCGGCAATGCCACGGAGATGTCAACTCCCGCCCTTTCGCCGGACGCCTTCAGTCCTTCGTATGTGCCATCTGTATAGGGAGTTACCTTGCAGACCCCTTCCAGAAAGTCTAAGGTTCCTTTTGCAATTTTATCCGGAAACATATGTGTATGAAAATCTATTATCATAATTATTTGTCACATTCCTTCATTTTATCAGAGTAATAGCCGATGATATCACGCCGCGTGATGATGCCGATAAAGTGTTCCTGATCATCAACCACCGGAACGAAATTCTGTTCCATCGCCTTACCGATCAGGTCTTCCATATTCGATTCAGCGGTTACGCATTGATAGTCCAACCGGCGTTCAATCTTCATAATGCTAATATCCTCCGCATCTTTAATGCTCAGAATATTCAGCTTCTTCAATGACCACAGAACGTCGCCTTCTGTAATCGAGCCAACGTATTTCCCCTCCCGATTCAAGATCGGCACCGAAGAATACTTGTGGTATTCCATAATCTCCAAAGCCTGGCGCAGCGTATGGTAATCATAGATGTATGCCAGCTCGCTTTTCGGCTTCAAGAAAAATAAGATATTCATTTTAGACCTCCCCAAGTCTTTATATCATTGTTTTTACGAATATATCGTAGATTGCATTGACAGCGGTTTCAAAATCATGGTTCCTTACCCCGATAATGATATTAAGCTCGCTGGAGCCCTGGTCAATCATCTTGACATTGACGTTGGCATGCGCCAGAGCGGAAAAGATCCTTCCAGACGTTCCCCGGGTCGCGCGCATTCCTCTTCCCACCACGGCGACCAGAGCCAGGTCTGATTCCAGTTCCAGGAAATCCGGCTCCACAGCCCTGTGAATTCCGGCGATTACCTTCTGCTCTTTCTCCTCGAACTCATCCTGATGGACGAAGATCGTCATCGTATCGATCCCGGAAGGCATATGCTCGATGGAAATGTCATTTTCCTCAAAGACTTCCAACACCTTTTTACAGAATCCCACCTCTGAGTTCATCATGGCTTTTTCCACCGTAATGGACGCAAAATCCTTCTTACCGGCAATTCCCGTAATAACAAACCGAGGCTTTCTGCAAGTTCCCTCCACGATCAAGGTCCCTTTATCCTCCGGTGAATTGGTATTGCGGATATTAATCGGAATTCCTTCTTTGCGTACCGGGAAGATGGCATCTTCATGCAGCACCGTCGCGCCCATGTAGGATAATTCCCTTAATTCCCTGTATGTAATGACGTCGATAGATTTGGGCTTTCTTACGATCCTTGGATCCGCGATCAAGAACCCGGACACATCCGTCCAGTTCTCGTACAGATCGGCATGGACAGCCTTTGAGACAATGGATCCCGTAATGTCGGAGCCCCCTCTGGAAAATGTCTTGATCTTTCCTCCTGGCATGGAGCCATAGAATCCTGGTATAACGGCCCGCTCCGTCTTCGCCAGCCTTTTGGACAATAACTTGTCTGTCTTCTCCGCGTCAAAATTGCCGGCGGCGTCAAACAGGATGACTTCCGCGGCATCAATAAATTCGTACCCCAGATAGGCTGCCATGATTATGCCATTTAAGTATTCTCCTCTGGACGCCGCATAGTCTCTTCCGATCTTCTTGCTGAAGTTCTCGCGGATCGTCCGGAACTCATCATCCAGGCTAAGCGTAAGCCCCAGGCCGCTTATAATCTCTTCATACCGTTTCTTTATCTCAGCAAGCAGGCCCTCGAAATTCTCCTCGCACTCGTCCTCTTCCAGGAGTGCCTGCCCATAGCAGCTATACAGCAGATCCGTTACCTTTGTATCGTCCGGCGTCCGTTTTCCGGGTGCAGAAGGAATCACATATTTTCTTGCCTCATCCTTCTTAATAATCTTGCCAACTTTCTTAAACTGCTCTGCACTTGCTAATGAACTTCCACCAAACTTTACAACTATCTTCATCTCTTTTGTATTCCTCCAAACTGCTTAATCCTATGACTTCAATAAATGACTTCTATTATATTACATCATTTTTCCATCATCTGCAATGGAATATCTTTATGAAATACAATTCCCTTAATCCCAAGCCTCTGTGCGGTTTCTACATTTTCAGGGCGGTCATCATAGAACACGGCCTCTGCCGGATCGATGGAATATCTTTTTAGAAGAAGGCGGTATATCTGCTCATCTGGCTTAATGCACTTTTCTTTCCAGGAGAATATGCCGCCGTCGAACGTATCCAGAAACTTCAATTTCTCATATGCCTGCCGATGAAGTTCATAGGAGAAATTGGAAAGGTAGTAAATCTTATATCCTTGGTCCCGAAAATAGCGAATCCACGCTTCCGTATAGGATAATGGCCGGATGGTTCCCCCAAATCCGGCGAATACCTCCCGGATCTGCGCTTCGCAGGAGGGTTCATTCTCAATAAAGAGCTGCAGCCACTCTTGCGTGGATACGATTCCACGGTCGCCTTCCACCCAGTCTTCATTTCGAAATACCGCATCTGCTACCTTTTCCCGGATATCCTCCTCGTATCCAAAACTATCCAGATACGTCTTCCAGTCATAGTCAACCAATACTTTTCCGATATCAAAAATTACCGTATTCATGCCCAACCCTTTCTTCTGCTTCTTTTCGCTTCAATCATCCGTCCGTATCACATCAGCGAATTCGGCATTTGCTGCCTTTTGCAAGTCAAATGGCGATAATTTCAACTGCATGCCAAGCCGCCCTCCGCTAATATGGATCTGTTCCAGTTTCTTTGCGCTTTCCTGGATTACGGTAGGAAACTGCTTCTTCATTCCGATTGCCGTGCATCCCCCTCTGATGTAGCCCGTCACTTTTGTCAGATCCTTAAGATGCAGCATCTCCAGAGATTTTTCCTTCACCGTTCTGGCTGCCTTCTTAAAGTCTATCTCCGCCTCTATGGGAATGACGAATACATAGTATCCGCCACTTTTTCCAATGGTTACCAGCGTCTTGTAAACCAGTTCATGGGGATAGCCCAGCTTATCCGCCACCTGGACTCCGTCCGTAAATTCATCGCATTCGTAAGTCGTATACTCATAGGAAATCTTCAGCCGGTCCAAGATGCGCATGGCATTGGTCTTTACTTCCTTCTTGCTCATAATCATTCCTCCTGTCGCATGTGCATGCCGCGCAATGTTAGAATAAGCTTAACTGCTCGTATGCATAAGGCTGCCTGTAGCTGTGGATGATATCTTTCATCTGGTAAAGAATATGATGCTTCTCGCATTCTTCTTTCAAAACGTTCCACAAACTCTTGGCCTTCGGGCTTCTGCATTCATAATAAGAGCCATATCTTTTCTGATACTTCTCCACATATCCCTGTCCGGGGAACAGTTCATTCAGCTTGCCGTAATACCAGTCCCGCTGGTTGCCTCGAAGCGTCACTCCGAAAGCCGGGTAGGTAAACCTGGCTCCGGCATCCGCCGCCATTTGGACAATCTGGCGGATATTCTCCGGGGAATCCTCCAGATAAGGCAGTACCGGCATCAGTAGTATCCCTGCATAGATTCCGGCATCCGACAGTCTCCGGATCATCTGGAAGCGTTCCGAGGATGGGCCTACGCCAGGCTCGATCTTGGCGGCAAGCGCATCGTCGCTGGTGGTTATGGTCACCTTGCACAGCACCGGGGAATGTTCCTTGATATCGGATAGAAC
This genomic interval carries:
- a CDS encoding HAD family hydrolase, which encodes MNTVIFDIGKVLVDYDWKTYLDSFGYEEDIREKVADAVFRNEDWVEGDRGIVSTQEWLQLFIENEPSCEAQIREVFAGFGGTIRPLSYTEAWIRYFRDQGYKIYYLSNFSYELHRQAYEKLKFLDTFDGGIFSWKEKCIKPDEQIYRLLLKRYSIDPAEAVFYDDRPENVETAQRLGIKGIVFHKDIPLQMMEK
- a CDS encoding SPL family radical SAM protein produces the protein MEYIPAKTIVTRMKKPGEWFGADYNMNIYKGCCHGCIYCDSRSECYGIQEFDKVMAKEDALRIIRDDLRRKVKRGVVATGAMSDPYNPYEKELLLTRHALELCDAFEFGIAIATKSSLLTRDIDVLSDIKEHSPVLCKVTITTSDDALAAKIEPGVGPSSERFQMIRRLSDAGIYAGILLMPVLPYLEDSPENIRQIVQMAADAGARFTYPAFGVTLRGNQRDWYYGKLNELFPGQGYVEKYQKRYGSYYECRSPKAKSLWNVLKEECEKHHILYQMKDIIHSYRQPYAYEQLSLF
- a CDS encoding aspartate kinase; translated protein: MKIVVKFGGSSLASAEQFKKVGKIIKKDEARKYVIPSAPGKRTPDDTKVTDLLYSCYGQALLEEDECEENFEGLLAEIKKRYEEIISGLGLTLSLDDEFRTIRENFSKKIGRDYAASRGEYLNGIIMAAYLGYEFIDAAEVILFDAAGNFDAEKTDKLLSKRLAKTERAVIPGFYGSMPGGKIKTFSRGGSDITGSIVSKAVHADLYENWTDVSGFLIADPRIVRKPKSIDVITYRELRELSYMGATVLHEDAIFPVRKEGIPINIRNTNSPEDKGTLIVEGTCRKPRFVITGIAGKKDFASITVEKAMMNSEVGFCKKVLEVFEENDISIEHMPSGIDTMTIFVHQDEFEEKEQKVIAGIHRAVEPDFLELESDLALVAVVGRGMRATRGTSGRIFSALAHANVNVKMIDQGSSELNIIIGVRNHDFETAVNAIYDIFVKTMI
- a CDS encoding DMT family transporter, whose amino-acid sequence is MKKLAPLFVLMASVLWGSMGIVTRYVADIGFTTRQTAAVRICSAAAVLILFLLITDHRKLKIEKQDLKWFLGTGLGSLFINNLAYAETVQRASLSVAVVLLYTAPFFVMIMSILFFKEKLTLQKVVALLLSFAGCVLVVGLSGANAGSSGAVTLLIGLCAGFGYSLYSIFGKVLVGKYDSLTVTVYTFIFASVGTLIICQPASMVQRIAANPSKMPLVVIGSVVTLALPYVSYSIGLKYMESSKASIIASFEVVAASLFGVALYHETLDAYNIIGIICVVSALILLQVNFHKNT
- a CDS encoding amidohydrolase family protein; amino-acid sequence: MIIDFHTHMFPDKIAKGTLDFLEGVCKVTPYTDGTYEGLKASGERAGVDISVALPAVTKVSQIPSINRFASSYLEGPVISFGGIHPESENYKQELQEIKSLGMKGIKLHPDYQEMYFNDIRYKRLVSYASELGLITVVHAGRDPKCPEDVHCTPQMALELIREVAPENMVLAHLGGNEMWDDVEEYLVGQDVYFDTGVVLGKIPDEQFVRIVRTHGADKILFATDSPWAGQKEFIELLSGMPLTEEEKDQIFYKNACSLLAI
- the ybaK gene encoding Cys-tRNA(Pro) deacylase encodes the protein MSKKEVKTNAMRILDRLKISYEYTTYECDEFTDGVQVADKLGYPHELVYKTLVTIGKSGGYYVFVIPIEAEIDFKKAARTVKEKSLEMLHLKDLTKVTGYIRGGCTAIGMKKQFPTVIQESAKKLEQIHISGGRLGMQLKLSPFDLQKAANAEFADVIRTDD
- a CDS encoding CBS domain-containing protein, encoding MNILFFLKPKSELAYIYDYHTLRQALEIMEYHKYSSVPILNREGKYVGSITEGDVLWSLKKLNILSIKDAEDISIMKIERRLDYQCVTAESNMEDLIGKAMEQNFVPVVDDQEHFIGIITRRDIIGYYSDKMKECDK